The following proteins are co-located in the Blastocatellia bacterium genome:
- a CDS encoding protein-L-isoaspartate(D-aspartate) O-methyltransferase, with product MRLKRIQQDKLTTVSIRFLVGAIAVSLAYGAPMAGQPTTQKQTWSPPRFEARQAERNAMVRRIQEYGLSDQAVLQAMSRVPRHEFVPERLAAEAYRDSPLPIGYGQTISQPFIVAEMTRLLRLQPDSRVLEIGTGSGYQAAVLTEFTPHVFTIEIIGELMRQAQARLHKLGYTVVKVRHGDGYYGWPEEAPFDAIIVTAAAGEIPPPLIAQLKKGGRMVIPVGPPLGTQSLMLVEKNADGKIRTRNLMPVRFVPLVRGKG from the coding sequence ATGCGACTGAAACGGATTCAACAGGATAAACTCACTACGGTTTCGATCCGATTTCTCGTCGGCGCGATTGCGGTCTCACTAGCCTACGGAGCGCCCATGGCCGGTCAGCCGACCACACAAAAACAGACATGGTCACCGCCGCGATTTGAGGCTCGTCAAGCCGAGCGCAACGCCATGGTCAGACGCATTCAGGAGTATGGGTTGAGCGATCAAGCTGTGTTACAAGCGATGTCGCGCGTGCCGCGACACGAATTCGTTCCTGAACGGCTCGCCGCAGAAGCTTACAGGGATTCGCCGCTTCCGATTGGCTACGGGCAGACCATATCCCAACCGTTCATCGTAGCGGAGATGACCCGCTTGCTCCGTTTGCAGCCGGACTCTCGTGTGCTGGAAATCGGCACCGGGTCGGGCTATCAAGCGGCTGTGCTGACGGAATTCACGCCTCATGTCTTCACCATCGAAATCATCGGCGAACTGATGCGACAGGCGCAGGCGCGACTTCACAAATTGGGTTATACGGTGGTGAAAGTGCGGCACGGTGATGGTTACTACGGCTGGCCGGAAGAAGCGCCGTTTGATGCGATCATCGTGACGGCTGCCGCCGGCGAAATTCCGCCGCCACTGATCGCCCAGTTAAAGAAAGGCGGACGCATGGTGATCCCCGTCGGCCCGCCGCTGGGCACGCAATCGTTGATGCTGGTGGAGAAAAATGCTGACGGGAAAATCCGAACGCGAAATCTGATGCCAGTACGGTTTGTCCCGCTCGTTCGAGGCAAAGGATGA